GGGTGGGCGGCTCTTTCTCCGGTCTCGGGCCGCTGCGTCTACGGCGGTGTGGCCGAGGTGAGCGTATATGTGAGTTCCGCCCAGAGGGGTAAGGGAACGGGAAAAGCGCTGCTCAGGAAGCTGATCGCCGAGAGTGAACAGCAGGGAATCTGGACCCTGCAATCCGGGATTTTCCCGCAAAACGCCGGGAGTATCCGCCTGCATGAAGCCGTCGGCTTCCGCCGGCTGGGTTACCGGGAAAAAATTGCCAAAAGGGACGGTATCTGGCAGGACAATATCCTGTTTGAACGCAGAAG
This genomic window from Robiginitalea biformata HTCC2501 contains:
- a CDS encoding GNAT family N-acetyltransferase encodes the protein MQIRDMQPEDWHEVARIYEEGIATGYATFETRVPAYEDWDRAHLPFGRLVAEISGQVAGWAALSPVSGRCVYGGVAEVSVYVSSAQRGKGTGKALLRKLIAESEQQGIWTLQSGIFPQNAGSIRLHEAVGFRRLGYREKIAKRDGIWQDNILFERRSKTVGTD